The Amycolatopsis sp. DG1A-15b genome window below encodes:
- a CDS encoding leishmanolysin-related zinc metalloendopeptidase: protein MPVPETYHARADAERARLLTGTTSPFTITVRFAGGLTQTQQDAFAAAADRWATVIVGDLPDVVFDGEPVDDVLIVAKGADIDGVGHVLGQAHITHVRPAGPEPWALLPVRGEMTFDRADLAKMEATGILGDVITHEMGHVLGIGSLWGAKGLLVGKGTSDPVFTGPAAMAEYHKLRGSGDLVRVPVEDTGGPGTRDVHWRDRTFGNELMTGFVGHAPNPLSRITAASLGDLGYQVDVDAADPYELPAEPALTAAGVAVHALAVTPAPVELPRPAVRA, encoded by the coding sequence ATGCCAGTCCCGGAGACCTACCACGCCCGAGCCGACGCCGAACGCGCCCGGCTGCTCACGGGCACCACGTCGCCGTTCACCATCACCGTCCGGTTCGCCGGCGGACTGACGCAGACGCAGCAGGACGCCTTCGCCGCGGCCGCCGACCGGTGGGCGACGGTGATCGTCGGCGACCTGCCGGACGTCGTCTTCGACGGGGAACCCGTCGACGACGTGCTGATCGTCGCGAAGGGGGCCGACATCGACGGGGTCGGCCACGTCCTCGGCCAGGCGCACATCACCCACGTGCGGCCCGCGGGCCCCGAACCGTGGGCCCTGCTGCCGGTCCGGGGCGAGATGACGTTCGACCGGGCCGACCTGGCCAAGATGGAAGCCACCGGAATCCTCGGGGACGTGATCACCCACGAGATGGGCCACGTCCTCGGCATCGGCTCGCTCTGGGGCGCGAAGGGGCTGCTGGTCGGCAAGGGCACCAGCGACCCGGTGTTCACCGGGCCCGCGGCGATGGCCGAGTACCACAAGCTGCGCGGTTCCGGCGACCTGGTGCGGGTGCCGGTGGAGGACACCGGCGGGCCGGGGACCCGGGACGTGCACTGGCGGGACCGCACCTTCGGCAACGAGCTGATGACCGGCTTCGTCGGCCACGCCCCGAATCCGCTCAGCCGGATCACCGCCGCCTCCCTCGGCGACCTCGGCTACCAGGTCGACGTCGACGCGGCGGACCCCTACGAGCTGCCGGCCGAACCGGCGCTGACGGCCGCGGGCGTGGCGGTGCACGCCCTGGCGGTCACGCCGGCTCCGGTCGAGCTTCCCCGGCCGGCCGTGCGCGCCTGA